The Sandaracinus amylolyticus genomic interval TGGGGCCCGTGGTCGACGGCGACGCTGGTGCCGGCGTACGTCGCGTTCGCGTTCACGTGGTCGTGGCTGCAGTGGGTCTATCACCTGCGCACGCCGATCCACGTCATCGAGGGCACGTACAACCTGCGCGCGCCTTGGCTCGTGCGCGTGCTCTTCCTGAGCTTCAACTACAACCTCACGCACCACCGACACCCGTCGATGCCGTGGCAGGAGCTCCGCGGCGCGAGCGATCCGAAGGAGACGCAGCCGCTCTGGTACCGCGTGCTGCTGATGGCGCTCCCGCCGCGTCCGTTCCCGACGAACGACGCCGAGCTCGCCGCGCTCGACAAGCGCTACTTCTGACGTGCGCATCGCCGAGATCCTCGAGGGCGTCCCGGGCGCGCGCCTCGCGACCGAGGCCGACAACGACGCGATCGTGCGCTTCTACGATCGACGTCCGATGGGCACCGCGGCGTTCGAGGTGGGGTATCGACGCGGGCCCGACTTCTTCGCGCTGCTGCGCTGCCAGAGCGATCGTCACCTCGTGATCGTGTGCGAGCGCGCGGGCGAGATCGGCGGCGTCGGCACGATCACGGTGCGCGACGGATGGGCGCACGGCGCCCCGGTGAAGGTCGCGTACCTCGGCGATCTGCGCATCGCGCAGGATCGCCGGCTGCTCGTGTCGTGGCGCCGCGCGTACGGCGCGCTGGTCGCGCGCGCGAGCGAGATCGAGGAGCTCGACGGAGCGTCGGTGTTCGTCACCGCGGTGATGGACGCGAACACGCTCGCGCGCGCGGCGCTGATCGATCGGAGAGGGAAGGGCGGTCCGACGTACCTGCCGCTCGCGCCGTTCCGCATGCAGAGCGTGCTCGCTCGATGGCCGCTCTGGCCGCGCCCGCGGCTCCGCGACGTGCGCGTGCGCGCCGCGACGTCTCGTGATCACGAGTCGCTCGCGGCGTTCTACGAGGCGCGGCAGAAGGCGCGATTCGCGGGATATCGCGGGGACTTCGCGCGCCGGCTCCGCGCGTGGCCGGGGCACTCGATCGAGCGCTTCGTGATCGCGGAGGACGCGCGCGGCGCGATCGTCGGCTGTGTCGCGCCGTGGTCACCGAGCGCCGCGAAGGAGACGTTCGTGTCGCGCGTGCCGCGCCACCTCGCGCTCGCGGGGCGCGTGCTCGAGCCGTGGATGCGCATCCCGCGCGACGGCGAGACCATGAAGATCCTCTATCTCACGCACCTCGAGGTCGATCGACCCGACGTGCTGCGCGCGATGATCGATCTCGTCCGCGACCGAACGCGCGACGAGCGCGCGCACTTCGTCGCGCTCCCGGAGTACGCACGGTTCGCGCTGGGTGCCGCGCTGCGGCCGTACGTCGTGGAGAGCGTCCCGATCACCCTCTACTCGGTGCACGCTGCGGGCTACGAGGGCGCGCCGATCACGCTCGATCGCGCGCCCGGCTTCGAGATGGCGCTCGTTTAGATCCACATCTCGATCACGTCGACGCGCGGCTCGGGCGCATCCTCGCCGCGCGTCGCGTGATCGCGCAGCGCCTCGATGTGCTGGTGCAGCACGTCTGCCGCGGTCGAGAGGAAGCGCGGCGCGCCGCCGTAGCGCTGCAGGTTGTCGCCCTGGTTCCGCATGATCACGACGTCCTGTCGGATCACCTCGCGCGTGTACGGCGGGAGGAGGTGCCGCGCGAGACGGTTCCAGCGACCGAGCTGATAGCTGATGCGCGTGTACACGCGCGTGTCGAACGGACCGCGCGGCGTGCACGTCGACGTGATCACGAACCCGCGCTCACCGCCGAAGTCGTAGTCCACGCGCGTGACGTTCGGCATGTAGAACTTGTCGGTGTGCACCATCGGCGCGCCGCTCGGGTTCAGGATGCGCCCGGTGAACCCGATGCTGTCGGACGGCTGATCGTAGGTGACGAGGACGCTGTCCTTCGTGCGCTCGACCTGCGTCTTGATCTTCTTGTTCGCGGTGCGGCGGAACCAGCCCTTGTGCACGAAGACCGTGTGCGGGACGTCCATGAAGTTCTCGACGAGGTTCGTCACCCCGTTCGCGAAGTCCGTGGTCATCCAGTAGCCGCCCCAGCCCTCTTCGTCGCTGCGTCCTTCGGCGTCGAAGTGCGGGATCACGAAGGGCGCTCCGTCGGGCGCGCCGTGGCCCATCCACACCCAGACGAGCCCGTAGCGCTCGAGCACGTGGAAGCGAGGCACGCTGCACTCGAGCACCGGGAGCGAGCGTGGCCCTTCGCTCGGCACGTTCACGAGGCGACCTTCGCAGTCGTACGTCCAGCCGTGGTACGGGCAGCCGAGCCGATCGTCGAAGACGTCACCTTCGCTGAGCTTCGCGTTGCGATGCGCGCAGCGATCCTCGAGCGCGACGACGCGCCCCTTCGACGTACGGAAGAGGACGAGCGGCTCCTCGAGGATCACGCTGCCGTGCGGCTTCTTGGTCGTGACCTCGTCGCTCCGCGCGGCGACGTACCAATGATCCCGAAGCCGTCCCGCGCGCGCTCGCATGCTCGTCATGAGGGCACTCCGAAGATCGCGTCCCAGCCGTCCTTGGTGTCGAGACGCGAGGGCTTCACGTCTCCCGCGCGCTGGCCGCGCGCGATCATCACCTCGAGGTACCGCGCTTCGCCGCGCGCGACCCGACGCGCATCGATCGGCGCGAGCTGTCCGAGGTCGCGCGCGTACGAGTACGGGTGCGACGCGGCGAGCCCGCGATCGAGCGCGTTCGCGAGCTCGCTCAACGAGCCCTCGTCGGCCTCGCTCTCGACGTACAAGCGATAGCCCGCGGGCCGCTCGCGAGGAGCGAGCAGCACGAAGCGAGGGTCGCCGATCGTCGCGCGCAGCGCGTCGTCGACGCAGCGCTCGACGAACGACGCGTGAAGCTTCTCGCCCGCGACGTCGCTCACGCGATCGAGCTTGCCCTCGAAGCGAATGCGCGGCGTCGCGCGCTCCATGCCGACGACGCGCACGACGTCCGCGAGGTGATAACGCGCGAGGCCCGCGCCGGTCGTGAGCAGCGGCGAGTACGTGCCGCCCACGCGCAGCGCGTCGGAGAGCAGCGGCGCGCGCGTCGGATGGTCGAGATCGATCCACTCGAGGAAGTGCGACGTGATCGCGATCGGTGCGCTCTCCTCGTCGCCGAGCGGAACGCTCACCACGCCCTCGGTCGCGAGCAGTCCTTTCGGCTGCATCGTGGTGCGCGCGACGAAGCGCTTCAGCACGGGCAGGAGGGCGCGCGCGGGCCCATCGGCCCAGCACGAGATCAGCGCGAGCTCCGGCCACAGCGCTTCCACGACGAAGCGCCCCTCGCGATCGAGCCCACGACGGATCGACTCCGCGCGCCGCACCGGGATCGTCCCGAGGAGCGCGTCGAGGTTCGCCTCGGTCCACTCGAGCAAGAGCGTCAGGAAGCTCGGCGACCACACCGAGATCAGCGCGAGGTCTCCGGCCGACAAGAGGTGTCGCACGGTCTCGCTGCGCCACGTGTCGACGTCCGGCGCGCTCGCGACGTGCGACGGCACGGCCATCGAGCGCGCGATCACGTCGCGCGCGATGCTGCCGAAATACTCGGCGTCGTCGCTCATCCCGATCGGGATGCCGCCCGGCGTGCGCTGCGCAGCGCGCGCGACGGGCGAGATCGACCAGTAGCTGCGCCTGCCGATCAGCGGATGACGTCGATGCAGATCGACGAGCCACGACGACGTCGCCTCGCCGATCTCGGCCAAGAAGCGCGCCGTGATCGGCAGGAGCTTGGTCGCCGACGTCGATCCGCCCGAGCGCTCGAAGCAGCGCGGCGGCTCGACGCTCAGCACGCGCGGCTCGCCGTGCGCGACGCGGTCGATCCACGGCTCGAGCGCGTCCCATCGCGCGACCGGCAGGCGACGCTGCCACGCGCCGAGCGAATCGTGTGCTCTGAGCACCGATTCGAAGCCGTGCGCGCGACCGTACGCGGTCGCCTCATGCGCGCGCAGGTGCGCCTCGAGCTTCGCGAGCTGTGTCTCGCGCGGCTTCGCGAGCGCGCGCGCGAAGCGCCGCTGCGCCGGGAGCATCGAGCCGATCCACGCGGTGTGGAACGCCGAGAGCAACATCAGGCGCCCTCGAGCGCGCGCGCGAGCTGCTTCCGACCGAACTGCATCGCGAGCCCCACGCCCACGCGGCCGAGGCAACAGAGCTCGTCGCCGCGCGGCGCGCCGGGGTTGCGCTCCACGAAGAAGCGCACGTCGGGATCACACGCGAGCGCGGCATCGATCGGCGCGACGTCCGCGCGCAGCCGTCCGTGCCCCGAGTCCGCGAAGCACAGCACGCCGCGGCGTGCGTCGTACGCATCGCCGAAGCGCCGCGTCGCGAGCTCGTCGAGGATCGTCTGCTGCCAGGGCGGGGTCGGTCGATCGTGACGCGGCCAGTGCTCCGGGAAGTTCCGCGTGAGCAGCAGATACGTCTTGTAGCCCTTCGTGATCAGGAACCAGTACACCGCCGCCGTCGGGCTCGCGAGCTTGAGCGCCATGACGAAGCGGAAGAACGCGCGGTGCAGCGCGCGTGTCCCCCAGTAGCGCCGCTCGACGATCGTGTCGCCCGAGAAGATCGACACGACCTCGCGCCCACCGACGACGCGCCGATCGACCTCGATCGTCGAGAACCCGACGATCTGCCGCGACATCGCACCGCCCGGGTCGGACGCAGCGCGCAGGAGGATGACGTGCTGCTTGCGCGCGAGATCGCGCTCGAACGTCTCGCGCGTCACGTCGTCGTAGTGACGCGAGAAGAGCGTCCACATCGCGTCGATCTCGGCGGGCGCGAGCGAGCGCACCTCACGGATCCGGCTCACGAGCGGCGCTCGGGTGAAGCGTGGCTCCCGCACGGCCGGCAGAGATACAGGACAACGCAGAACGGGCAAGTCGACGCACTGCGTCAACCTGCCCGTCCGCTTCGTTTCGCTGGCTGTGGGTTCGTTACTGCTGCGCGCCGGGCGCTTCGACCGTCGGCGTCGGGACGCCTTCGCCGGGCCCCTCGCCGCCGTCACCGTGCTCCACGAGACGCCCGCCGACGTACTCCATCGGGCGCACGCGCTTGCCGAAGACCGCGTCGGGATCGCTGAGCACGAGCGCCTCGCGCAGCACCTCGTCCATGTGCTCGACGAGCACGACGCGCATCGCGTTGAGCACGCGCTTCGGGATCTCGCGCAGGTCCTTCCGGTTCTCGCGCGGCACGAGGATCGTCTGGATGCCCGCGCGATGCGCCGCGAGCATCTTCTCCTTGAGCCCGCCGATCGGCATCACGCGCCCACGCAGCGTGATCTCGCCGGTCATCGCCACCGTGCGGCGCACCGGGATCTTCATCAGCGCGCTCGCGATCGACGTCGCGATGGTCACGCCCGCGCTCGGTCCGTCCTTCGGAACGAACTCGGGGAAGTGCACGTGGACGTCGACCTTCGAGTGGAAGTCCTCGCCGTCCTCGCTCTTGCTCGCGAGCCCGAGCATCTGCTGGCGCGAGCGGATGTAGCTCATCGCCGCCTGCGCGGACTCCTGCATCCCCTTCTCGAGCAGGCCGGTGATCACGAGCTTGCCCTTGCCGGGCACCACGCTCACCTCGCACTCGAGGATCGTGCCGCCGTACGTCGTGTACGCGAGGCCGTTCGTCAGGCCGACCTCGTCGTGCTCGCTCGTCTTGTTCGAGCGGAAGCGCGGGACACCGAGGTACTGCGGGACGTTCTTCGCCGCGATGCGATAGCTGAGCCCGGTCTTGCCCTGCTGCTGATCCTTCAGCACCTGGCGCGCGACCTTGCGGCACACGCTGCCGATCTCGCGCTCGAGGTTACGAACGCCCGACTCCTTCGTGTAGTGATGGATGATCGTGCGGATCGCGTTCTCGGTGAGATCGACGTCGGCCTGCTCGAGCCCGGCTTCCTGCTTCTGTCGCGGCACGAGGTAGCGCACCGCGATGTTCAGCTTCTCGAACTCCGTGTAGCCGCTGAGCTCGATGATCTCCATGCGGTCTCGCAGCGGCATCGGGATGCCGCCGAGCGAGTTCGCCGTCGTGATGAACATGACGTCGGAGAGGTCGTAATCGAGATCGAGGTAGTGGTCGTTGAACGACTTGTTCTGCTCGGGGTCGAGCACCTCGAGC includes:
- a CDS encoding aromatic ring-hydroxylating oxygenase subunit alpha; this encodes MTSMRARAGRLRDHWYVAARSDEVTTKKPHGSVILEEPLVLFRTSKGRVVALEDRCAHRNAKLSEGDVFDDRLGCPYHGWTYDCEGRLVNVPSEGPRSLPVLECSVPRFHVLERYGLVWVWMGHGAPDGAPFVIPHFDAEGRSDEEGWGGYWMTTDFANGVTNLVENFMDVPHTVFVHKGWFRRTANKKIKTQVERTKDSVLVTYDQPSDSIGFTGRILNPSGAPMVHTDKFYMPNVTRVDYDFGGERGFVITSTCTPRGPFDTRVYTRISYQLGRWNRLARHLLPPYTREVIRQDVVIMRNQGDNLQRYGGAPRFLSTAADVLHQHIEALRDHATRGEDAPEPRVDVIEMWI
- a CDS encoding GH3 family domain-containing protein, with protein sequence MLLSAFHTAWIGSMLPAQRRFARALAKPRETQLAKLEAHLRAHEATAYGRAHGFESVLRAHDSLGAWQRRLPVARWDALEPWIDRVAHGEPRVLSVEPPRCFERSGGSTSATKLLPITARFLAEIGEATSSWLVDLHRRHPLIGRRSYWSISPVARAAQRTPGGIPIGMSDDAEYFGSIARDVIARSMAVPSHVASAPDVDTWRSETVRHLLSAGDLALISVWSPSFLTLLLEWTEANLDALLGTIPVRRAESIRRGLDREGRFVVEALWPELALISCWADGPARALLPVLKRFVARTTMQPKGLLATEGVVSVPLGDEESAPIAITSHFLEWIDLDHPTRAPLLSDALRVGGTYSPLLTTGAGLARYHLADVVRVVGMERATPRIRFEGKLDRVSDVAGEKLHASFVERCVDDALRATIGDPRFVLLAPRERPAGYRLYVESEADEGSLSELANALDRGLAASHPYSYARDLGQLAPIDARRVARGEARYLEVMIARGQRAGDVKPSRLDTKDGWDAIFGVPS